One genomic window of Osmia bicornis bicornis chromosome 3, iOsmBic2.1, whole genome shotgun sequence includes the following:
- the LOC114876085 gene encoding protein cornichon isoform X1 yields MAFSLVVFSYVVALIVDAFLIFFAIFHVVAFDELKTGYKNPIEQCNSLNQLVIPEYGLHILSNILFLISGQWFSLLLNVPLIAYHLWQYFHRPVMSKAGLYDPTSIMNAQVLMIRQREGWIKLAFYLLSFFYYLYGMISSLIH; encoded by the exons ATGGCGTTCAGTTTGGTGGTTTTTTCATACGTCGTGGCTTTAATTGTAGAtgcttttttaatattctttgcaatatttcat GTTGTTGCGTTCGATGAATTAAAGACTGGCTATAAAAATCCCATCGAACAATGTAACAGTTTAAATCAG cTGGTTATTCCAGAATATGGATTGCATATTTTAAgtaacatattatttttaataagcGGACAGTGGTTTTCATTACTTTTAAATGTTCCATTAATAGCGTATCATTTATGGCAATATTTTCATAGACCTGTTATGTCTAAAGCAGGTCTTTATGATCCTACAAGTATAATGAATGCTCAGGTTCTAATGATTCGCCAAAGAGAAGGATGGATAAAACTTGCATTTTaccttttatcatttttttattatttatacgg TATGATCAGTTCATTAATTCATTGA
- the LOC114876085 gene encoding protein cornichon isoform X2 gives MVVAFDELKTGYKNPIEQCNSLNQLVIPEYGLHILSNILFLISGQWFSLLLNVPLIAYHLWQYFHRPVMSKAGLYDPTSIMNAQVLMIRQREGWIKLAFYLLSFFYYLYGMISSLIH, from the exons ATG GTTGTTGCGTTCGATGAATTAAAGACTGGCTATAAAAATCCCATCGAACAATGTAACAGTTTAAATCAG cTGGTTATTCCAGAATATGGATTGCATATTTTAAgtaacatattatttttaataagcGGACAGTGGTTTTCATTACTTTTAAATGTTCCATTAATAGCGTATCATTTATGGCAATATTTTCATAGACCTGTTATGTCTAAAGCAGGTCTTTATGATCCTACAAGTATAATGAATGCTCAGGTTCTAATGATTCGCCAAAGAGAAGGATGGATAAAACTTGCATTTTaccttttatcatttttttattatttatacgg TATGATCAGTTCATTAATTCATTGA
- the LOC114876078 gene encoding phenylalanine--tRNA ligase beta subunit isoform X1: MPTISIKRDLLFIVLNKTYSDEEFQDLCFKFGLELDEVTTEKQTIIKEQGLVENTEMSEEVIYKIDIPANRYDLLCLEGLSIGLLIFLNKLDIPKYTAISPSTGPQKIIMSEQCLKIRGHIVAAVLRDITFTKDSYNSFIDLQDKLHQNIGRKRSLVSIGTHDLDTVKGPFLYDAKSPSDISFKPLNQDKEYTGEAIMNLYANHAQLKQYLHIIKNSPVYPVIEDSNGIILSLPPIINGDHSKITLDTKNVLIECTATDLTKAKIVLDTIVCAFSRYCKIKYTVETVEIVYPNKKIYHYPDFNYRIEEIDCKKAIEYIGIKQTPEEIAELLSRMSLKTFVKRNNKLDVEVPPTRHDVIHACDIYEDIAIAYGYNNIKKTIPYLSTIAEEFPLNKLSDQLRIELACAGFTEALTFSLCSCEDISDKLGHKLENVPAVYISNPKTLEFQVARTTLLPGLLKTLAANKKMPLPLKLFEVSDVILKDNIVEVGARNNRRLCAVYCNKSDGFETIHGLLDRILQVLELPWNSNKSDNGYYLRDADDPIFFPRRCAEILCYSKVIGKMGVLHPDVLSKFDLNTPCSVLEIDIEPFL, translated from the exons ATGCCAACTATTAGTATTAAACgtgatttattattcataGTCTTGAATAAAACGTATT cGGATGAGGAGTTCCAAGATTTGTGTTTCAAATTTGGTCTAGAATTGGATGAAGTG ACAACAGAGAAGCAAACAATAATAAAGGAACAAGGTTTAGTTGAAAATACAGAGATGTCGGAGGAAGTTATCTATAAAATTGATATCCCAGCAAATAGATATGATTTATTATGTTTAGAGGGTTTAAGTATTGGACTTCTTATATTCTTAAATaa GCTAGATATACCAAAATACACAGCAATATCACCAAGTACTGGCCCACAAAAAATCATTATGTCAGAACAg TGTTTAAAAATAAGAGGACATATTGTTGCAGCTGTTTTACGCGATATTACATTTACAAAAGATTCCTATAATAGCTTCATTGATCTGCAAGACAAATTACATCAAAATATAGGTAGAAAGCGAAGTTTAGTATCCATTGGTACTCACGATCTGGATACCGTTAAGGGACCATTTTTATATGATGCAAAATCACCAAGCGATATTTCTTTCAAACCTCTGAATCAAGACAAGGAGTACACAGGAGAAGCAATTATGAATTTGTATGCT AATCATGCACAGTTAAAACAATATTTACACATCATAAAAAACAGCCCAGTTTATCCCGTAATAGAGGATAGCAATGGGATTATTTTATCTCTCCCACCAATTATTAACGGAGATCATTCAAAAATTACACTCGATACTAAAAATGTATTGATCGAATGTACTGCTACAGATCTTACAAAG GCAAAGATAGTACTGGATACTATAGTTTGTGCTTTTAGTcgatattgtaaaataaaatacacggTAGAGACAGTAGAAATTGTATATCCTAACAAGAAAATATACCATTATCCGGATTTTAACTATCGTATCGAGGAAATTGATTGTAAAAAAGCAATAGAATATATCGGTATAAAACAAACACCAGAAGAAATAGCGGAATTACTTTCTCGAATGtcgttgaaaacatttgttaaaagaaataataaattagacGTTGAAGTGCCTCCTACTAGACACGATGTGATACATGCATGTGATATTTACGAAGATATTGCTATAGCGTATGgatataataacattaaaaaaaCTATTCCATATTTATCTACAATTGCAGAAGAG TTTCCACTAAACAAATTATCTGATCAGCTGCGTATAGAATTAGCTTGTGCTGGATTTACGGAAGCCTTAACTTTCTCATTG TGTTCGTGCGAAGATATATCGGATAAATTAGGTCATAAACTGGAAAATGTACCCGCAGTGTACATATCAAATCCAAAAACATTAGAATTTcag GTTGCACGTACTACTTTGTTACCAggtttattaaaaacattagctgcaaataaaaaaatgccgCTTCCTCTTAAATTGTTTGAAGTATCCGATGTAATATTAAAGGATAATATTGTAGAAGTTGGAGCACGAAATAATCGACGTTTGTGTGCGGTGTACTGCAATAAATCGGATGGTTTTGAAACAATACATGGTTTACTGGATAGGATATTACAAGTACTAGAATTACCATGGAATTCTAACAAAAGTGATAATGGATATTACCTTCGTGATGCCGACG ATCCGATTTTCTTTCCTCGTCGTTGTGCGGAAATATTATGTTACAGCAAGGTGATAGGAAAAATGGGTGTTTTGCATCCAGATGTGTTATCAAAATTTGATCTAAATACACCCTGTTCTGTATTAGAAATTGATATTGAaccatttttataa
- the LOC114876078 gene encoding phenylalanine--tRNA ligase beta subunit isoform X2: MSEEVIYKIDIPANRYDLLCLEGLSIGLLIFLNKLDIPKYTAISPSTGPQKIIMSEQCLKIRGHIVAAVLRDITFTKDSYNSFIDLQDKLHQNIGRKRSLVSIGTHDLDTVKGPFLYDAKSPSDISFKPLNQDKEYTGEAIMNLYANHAQLKQYLHIIKNSPVYPVIEDSNGIILSLPPIINGDHSKITLDTKNVLIECTATDLTKAKIVLDTIVCAFSRYCKIKYTVETVEIVYPNKKIYHYPDFNYRIEEIDCKKAIEYIGIKQTPEEIAELLSRMSLKTFVKRNNKLDVEVPPTRHDVIHACDIYEDIAIAYGYNNIKKTIPYLSTIAEEFPLNKLSDQLRIELACAGFTEALTFSLCSCEDISDKLGHKLENVPAVYISNPKTLEFQVARTTLLPGLLKTLAANKKMPLPLKLFEVSDVILKDNIVEVGARNNRRLCAVYCNKSDGFETIHGLLDRILQVLELPWNSNKSDNGYYLRDADDPIFFPRRCAEILCYSKVIGKMGVLHPDVLSKFDLNTPCSVLEIDIEPFL, from the exons ATGTCGGAGGAAGTTATCTATAAAATTGATATCCCAGCAAATAGATATGATTTATTATGTTTAGAGGGTTTAAGTATTGGACTTCTTATATTCTTAAATaa GCTAGATATACCAAAATACACAGCAATATCACCAAGTACTGGCCCACAAAAAATCATTATGTCAGAACAg TGTTTAAAAATAAGAGGACATATTGTTGCAGCTGTTTTACGCGATATTACATTTACAAAAGATTCCTATAATAGCTTCATTGATCTGCAAGACAAATTACATCAAAATATAGGTAGAAAGCGAAGTTTAGTATCCATTGGTACTCACGATCTGGATACCGTTAAGGGACCATTTTTATATGATGCAAAATCACCAAGCGATATTTCTTTCAAACCTCTGAATCAAGACAAGGAGTACACAGGAGAAGCAATTATGAATTTGTATGCT AATCATGCACAGTTAAAACAATATTTACACATCATAAAAAACAGCCCAGTTTATCCCGTAATAGAGGATAGCAATGGGATTATTTTATCTCTCCCACCAATTATTAACGGAGATCATTCAAAAATTACACTCGATACTAAAAATGTATTGATCGAATGTACTGCTACAGATCTTACAAAG GCAAAGATAGTACTGGATACTATAGTTTGTGCTTTTAGTcgatattgtaaaataaaatacacggTAGAGACAGTAGAAATTGTATATCCTAACAAGAAAATATACCATTATCCGGATTTTAACTATCGTATCGAGGAAATTGATTGTAAAAAAGCAATAGAATATATCGGTATAAAACAAACACCAGAAGAAATAGCGGAATTACTTTCTCGAATGtcgttgaaaacatttgttaaaagaaataataaattagacGTTGAAGTGCCTCCTACTAGACACGATGTGATACATGCATGTGATATTTACGAAGATATTGCTATAGCGTATGgatataataacattaaaaaaaCTATTCCATATTTATCTACAATTGCAGAAGAG TTTCCACTAAACAAATTATCTGATCAGCTGCGTATAGAATTAGCTTGTGCTGGATTTACGGAAGCCTTAACTTTCTCATTG TGTTCGTGCGAAGATATATCGGATAAATTAGGTCATAAACTGGAAAATGTACCCGCAGTGTACATATCAAATCCAAAAACATTAGAATTTcag GTTGCACGTACTACTTTGTTACCAggtttattaaaaacattagctgcaaataaaaaaatgccgCTTCCTCTTAAATTGTTTGAAGTATCCGATGTAATATTAAAGGATAATATTGTAGAAGTTGGAGCACGAAATAATCGACGTTTGTGTGCGGTGTACTGCAATAAATCGGATGGTTTTGAAACAATACATGGTTTACTGGATAGGATATTACAAGTACTAGAATTACCATGGAATTCTAACAAAAGTGATAATGGATATTACCTTCGTGATGCCGACG ATCCGATTTTCTTTCCTCGTCGTTGTGCGGAAATATTATGTTACAGCAAGGTGATAGGAAAAATGGGTGTTTTGCATCCAGATGTGTTATCAAAATTTGATCTAAATACACCCTGTTCTGTATTAGAAATTGATATTGAaccatttttataa